A window from Methylocystis sp. MJC1 encodes these proteins:
- a CDS encoding efflux RND transporter permease subunit, which translates to MNFNLSAIAVRERAVTLFFILLLAAAGAYAFVMLGRAEDPSFTIKTLTVTTVWPGATAREMQDLVAEPLEKRLQELTWYDRVETTTRPSYAYMTVTLKDSTPPSRVQEEFYQARKKLGDEARKLPSGVLGPFVNDEYSDVSFGLYALKAKGMPMRELARQAETIRQDLLHVAGVKKINILGERPEQIFVEFSYAKLATLGVSAQDIVAALQRQNTVTPAGSIDTKGPQVFIRIDGAYDSVQAIADTPIVAAGRTLKLSDVAEVRRGYEDPPTYLIRHQGEPTIMLAAVMQEGWDGLALGKALEERSAAIAQTLPLGMTLAKVSDQAVNITSAVDEFMMKFAMALGVVLLVSLLSLGWRVGIVVAAAVPLTLAVVFLIMLETGRFFDRITLGALILALGLLVDDAIIAIEVMVVKMEEGMDRIKAAAYAWSHTAAPMLSGTLVTIAGFLPVGFALSSAGEYAGNIFWVVGFALIVSWIVAVVFTPYLGVKMLPAFKPIEGGSHAIYDTPNYQRLRRLIIFAVRHKFVTCGIVGIAFALAGAGMGAVKQQFFPTSDRPEVLVEVRLPDGASIETTTATVEKLEHWLSSQPEAKIVTSYVGQGAPRFFFAMSPELPDPAFAKIVVLTPDAEAREALKRRLRAAVSQGLAPEAHVRVTQLVFGPYTPFPVEFRVMGPDPAQLYAISEKALGLMRSVPDVRQANRDWGNRTPVLRFIPDQDRLNLIGLSPAEVGQQLQFLLTGISVTQVREDIRNVPIVARSAGGERLDPTRLADFSLMSRDGRQIPLDQIGHSEIRLEEPILKRRDRTPAITIRSDVNEANQPPEVSKQIMTALEPLIASLPSGYRIETGGSIEEATKANVALGKIFPAMIAAMLIVIMLQVRSFSTMGMVMLTAPLGLVGVVPMLLAFNQPFGFNAILGLIGLAGILMRNTLILTEQIKENRAAGLDDYHAVIEATVQRTRPVVLTALAAVLAFIPLTHSVFWGSMAYTLIGGTAVGTALILLFLPALYAAWFRIEPSADDVQAHASSGKRIDLQMTDVEPALDGR; encoded by the coding sequence ATGAACTTCAATCTCTCTGCGATCGCCGTTCGCGAACGGGCAGTCACCCTCTTCTTCATTCTCCTGCTGGCGGCTGCGGGCGCCTACGCCTTTGTCATGCTCGGGCGGGCGGAGGACCCCTCCTTCACCATCAAGACCCTGACGGTCACGACGGTATGGCCGGGCGCGACGGCGCGCGAGATGCAGGACCTCGTCGCCGAACCGTTGGAGAAGCGGCTTCAGGAGTTGACCTGGTACGACCGCGTGGAGACGACCACGCGGCCAAGTTATGCCTATATGACGGTCACGCTGAAGGACAGCACGCCGCCGTCGCGCGTGCAGGAGGAGTTCTACCAGGCCCGTAAAAAGCTCGGCGATGAAGCCCGCAAGCTGCCGTCCGGCGTGCTCGGCCCCTTCGTCAACGACGAATATTCGGACGTGAGCTTCGGCCTTTACGCTCTCAAGGCGAAGGGCATGCCGATGCGCGAGCTCGCAAGGCAAGCCGAGACCATTCGCCAGGACCTCCTGCACGTGGCTGGCGTCAAGAAGATCAATATCCTCGGCGAACGTCCTGAACAGATATTCGTTGAGTTTTCCTACGCCAAACTGGCGACCCTCGGCGTGTCGGCGCAGGATATCGTCGCCGCTTTGCAGAGGCAGAACACTGTCACGCCGGCAGGCTCGATCGACACAAAGGGGCCGCAGGTCTTCATCCGGATCGACGGGGCCTATGACAGCGTGCAGGCGATCGCCGACACGCCGATCGTGGCTGCGGGGCGGACTTTGAAGCTCTCCGACGTCGCCGAGGTCCGCCGCGGCTACGAGGATCCGCCCACCTACCTCATTCGGCATCAAGGCGAGCCCACCATCATGCTCGCGGCGGTTATGCAGGAGGGCTGGGATGGTCTCGCGCTCGGCAAGGCGCTGGAGGAAAGGTCCGCAGCTATCGCGCAGACGCTGCCGCTCGGGATGACGCTCGCCAAGGTCAGCGACCAGGCCGTCAACATCACCTCGGCGGTTGACGAATTCATGATGAAATTCGCGATGGCGCTCGGCGTGGTGCTGCTGGTGAGCTTGCTCAGCCTCGGCTGGCGCGTCGGCATCGTCGTGGCGGCCGCCGTGCCTCTGACGCTTGCCGTCGTCTTCCTGATCATGCTGGAAACCGGCCGCTTCTTTGACCGCATCACGCTCGGCGCGCTCATCCTGGCGCTCGGCCTTCTCGTCGACGACGCCATCATCGCCATCGAGGTGATGGTGGTGAAAATGGAAGAGGGCATGGACCGCATCAAGGCGGCGGCCTATGCGTGGAGCCATACTGCGGCGCCGATGCTGTCCGGCACGCTGGTGACGATCGCCGGCTTCCTGCCGGTGGGCTTCGCGCTCTCGTCAGCCGGCGAATACGCCGGCAACATCTTCTGGGTCGTGGGGTTCGCCCTCATCGTCTCCTGGATCGTCGCGGTGGTCTTCACGCCCTATCTCGGGGTCAAGATGCTGCCCGCGTTCAAACCAATCGAAGGCGGCAGCCACGCGATCTACGACACGCCGAACTACCAGCGTCTGCGACGGCTCATCATATTCGCCGTGCGCCACAAGTTCGTAACCTGCGGCATTGTCGGCATCGCCTTCGCGCTTGCCGGCGCCGGCATGGGCGCCGTCAAACAGCAGTTCTTCCCGACATCCGATCGCCCCGAAGTTCTGGTGGAGGTTCGCCTGCCGGACGGCGCCAGCATCGAGACGACGACCGCCACGGTCGAGAAGCTCGAACATTGGCTGAGCAGCCAGCCCGAGGCCAAGATCGTCACGAGCTATGTCGGTCAGGGCGCGCCCCGCTTCTTCTTCGCGATGTCGCCGGAACTGCCCGATCCCGCCTTCGCCAAGATCGTCGTGCTGACGCCGGACGCAGAGGCGCGCGAGGCGTTGAAGCGCCGGCTGCGAGCGGCGGTGTCGCAGGGGCTGGCGCCTGAGGCCCATGTGCGCGTCACTCAGCTCGTGTTCGGACCCTACACGCCCTTCCCGGTCGAGTTCCGGGTCATGGGGCCTGATCCGGCGCAATTATACGCGATCTCCGAAAAAGCCCTCGGTCTCATGCGCAGCGTGCCTGACGTGCGGCAAGCGAACCGCGATTGGGGCAATCGCACGCCCGTGCTTCGCTTCATCCCGGATCAGGACCGACTGAACCTCATCGGTCTCTCGCCAGCGGAGGTGGGCCAGCAGCTCCAATTCCTCCTCACCGGCATCTCCGTCACGCAGGTCCGCGAGGATATCCGCAATGTGCCCATCGTGGCGCGCAGCGCCGGCGGCGAGCGGTTGGACCCGACGCGTCTGGCGGATTTCTCACTGATGAGCCGGGACGGCCGCCAGATTCCCCTCGATCAGATCGGTCACTCGGAAATTCGTCTGGAAGAGCCGATCCTAAAGCGCCGCGATCGCACGCCCGCGATCACGATCCGCTCCGACGTCAATGAGGCGAACCAGCCTCCAGAGGTGTCCAAACAGATCATGACGGCCCTTGAGCCGCTGATCGCATCTCTTCCGTCCGGCTACCGCATCGAGACCGGCGGTTCGATCGAGGAGGCGACCAAGGCCAATGTCGCGCTGGGCAAGATCTTCCCGGCCATGATCGCCGCCATGCTGATCGTCATCATGCTCCAGGTGCGATCTTTCTCGACGATGGGCATGGTCATGCTGACCGCGCCGCTGGGACTCGTCGGCGTCGTGCCCATGTTGCTCGCCTTCAACCAGCCATTCGGATTCAACGCTATTCTCGGCCTGATCGGACTGGCGGGCATACTGATGCGCAACACGCTGATCCTGACCGAGCAAATCAAGGAGAACCGCGCCGCCGGCCTCGACGACTATCACGCCGTCATCGAAGCCACGGTGCAACGCACGAGGCCCGTGGTCCTGACCGCGCTTGCCGCCGTGCTGGCCTTCATCCCCCTCACGCACTCCGTCTTCTGGGGATCGATGGCTTATACGCTGATTGGCGGCACAGCGGTCGGCACGGCGCTGATCCTGTTGTTCCTGCCTGCGCTCTACGCCGCGTGGTTCCGGATCGAGCCAAGTGCAGACGACGTCCAGGCGCACGCCTCTTCGGGCAAGCGAATCGACCTGCAAATGACGGACGTCGAGCCTGCGCTCGATGGTCGCTAG
- a CDS encoding alpha/beta fold hydrolase, which produces MLNDVIFGLLGFVVVSAAIVPLSLLVEEMRPVPPTPARLSWAPDIPIRYVSVNGVRLRFIKTGDGPALVLLHTLRTQLDLFEKVVPDLAKSFTVYAVDYPGHGYSDIPAAKYDADYFVETIEGFLETLDLHDVALAGVSIGASIALILAARNNPRVSRVVAINPYDYAKGRGMARSSFLARLFVALADVPILGDTVMRLRQFVIMKSALEGGVAKPERIPPELLKEMYLVGNRKGHYRAFLALLRNAESWETATNAYSNIKIPVLLLWGARDWSRRDEREHDRQIVPGAKMATVEDGGHFLPLDRPDAVIEHLFAFQAPLVGKASS; this is translated from the coding sequence ATGTTGAACGATGTGATCTTCGGTCTGCTCGGTTTCGTTGTCGTGTCGGCGGCGATCGTGCCTCTTTCGCTCCTCGTCGAGGAGATGCGGCCTGTCCCGCCAACTCCGGCGCGCCTCTCCTGGGCGCCGGACATCCCGATCCGGTATGTCAGCGTCAACGGCGTCCGCCTTCGCTTCATCAAGACGGGCGACGGCCCTGCGCTAGTCCTTTTGCACACGCTGAGGACGCAACTCGACCTCTTCGAGAAGGTCGTTCCCGATCTTGCAAAAAGTTTCACCGTCTATGCGGTGGATTATCCCGGTCACGGCTACTCCGACATACCGGCCGCAAAATACGACGCGGACTATTTCGTCGAGACGATCGAAGGCTTTCTGGAAACTTTGGATCTACATGACGTGGCGCTCGCCGGCGTTTCGATCGGCGCCTCGATCGCTCTCATTCTCGCGGCGCGCAACAATCCGCGGGTGTCGCGCGTCGTAGCGATCAATCCCTATGATTACGCCAAGGGGCGCGGGATGGCGCGCAGCTCATTTCTCGCGCGCCTTTTCGTCGCCTTGGCGGATGTGCCGATCCTCGGCGACACAGTGATGCGTCTGCGCCAATTCGTGATCATGAAATCAGCGCTCGAGGGTGGCGTCGCCAAGCCGGAACGGATTCCGCCGGAGCTGCTGAAGGAAATGTATCTCGTCGGCAACCGCAAAGGCCATTATCGCGCCTTCCTCGCTCTGCTCCGCAACGCCGAAAGCTGGGAAACGGCGACCAATGCCTATTCGAATATCAAGATCCCTGTGCTGCTCCTCTGGGGCGCCCGCGACTGGTCGCGGCGTGACGAACGCGAACATGATCGTCAAATCGTGCCCGGCGCAAAAATGGCGACCGTCGAGGATGGCGGGCACTTCCTGCCGCTGGACAGGCCAGATGCGGTCATCGAGCATTTGTTCGCCTTTCAGGCGCCGCTTGTTGGAAAGGCTTCGTCGTGA
- the guaA gene encoding glutamine-hydrolyzing GMP synthase — translation MTATETFHHDIADRHDKVLIVDFGSQVTQLIARRVREAGVYCEIAPFQNAERAFADIRPKAVILSGGPCSVTDDGSPRAPQAIFDSGVPVLGICYGEQAMAVQLGGHVEGGHHREFGRAEITALAQSALLDGVWEKGASATVWMSHGDRVTRLPEGFSVIAASENAPMAAIANEARRYYGLQFHPEVVHTPDGAKLLANFVHKVAGLRSDWTMAAFRGEAIAAIRKQVGDGRVLCGLSGGVDSAVAAVLIHEAIGDRLTCVFVDHGLLRLGEAEEVVSLFRDHYNIPLHHVEAEELFLGALEGVDDPEVKRKTIGRLFIETFEAEAKKIAQDGRGAPQFLAQGTLYPDVIESVSFTGGPSVTIKSHHNVGGLPERMNMALVEPLRELFKDEVRALGRELGLPEAFVGRHPFPGPGLAIRCPGLITREKLDILRKADAVYLDEIRKGGLYDEIWQAFAALLPVRSVGVMGDGRTYDYVLALRAVTSSDGMTADFYPFDMAFLGRAATRIINEVTGVNRVVYDVTSKPPGTIEWE, via the coding sequence ATGACCGCCACCGAGACCTTCCACCACGACATCGCCGACCGCCACGACAAGGTGCTCATTGTCGACTTCGGCTCGCAGGTCACGCAGCTCATTGCGCGGCGCGTGCGCGAGGCGGGGGTCTATTGCGAGATCGCGCCGTTCCAGAACGCCGAGCGCGCCTTCGCCGACATCCGCCCCAAGGCGGTGATCCTCTCCGGTGGCCCGTGCTCGGTGACGGACGACGGCTCGCCGCGCGCGCCGCAGGCGATCTTCGACTCCGGCGTTCCCGTTCTTGGCATCTGCTATGGCGAACAGGCAATGGCCGTGCAGCTCGGCGGTCACGTCGAGGGCGGCCATCATCGCGAATTCGGCCGCGCCGAGATCACCGCTTTGGCGCAGAGCGCGCTCCTCGATGGCGTCTGGGAGAAGGGGGCCTCCGCCACCGTCTGGATGAGCCACGGCGACCGCGTGACGAGGCTCCCCGAGGGCTTCAGCGTCATCGCCGCTTCCGAGAACGCCCCCATGGCGGCGATCGCCAATGAGGCGCGCCGCTATTACGGCCTGCAGTTCCACCCGGAGGTCGTGCATACGCCGGACGGCGCGAAGCTTCTCGCCAATTTCGTGCATAAGGTCGCGGGGCTTCGGTCCGACTGGACCATGGCCGCCTTCCGCGGCGAAGCCATCGCGGCGATCCGCAAGCAGGTTGGCGACGGCCGCGTGCTCTGCGGGCTTTCCGGCGGCGTCGACAGCGCCGTCGCGGCGGTGCTCATTCACGAGGCGATCGGCGACCGGCTCACCTGCGTCTTCGTCGACCACGGCCTGCTGCGCCTCGGCGAGGCGGAGGAAGTCGTCAGCCTCTTCCGCGACCATTACAACATCCCGCTGCACCATGTTGAGGCCGAGGAGCTGTTTCTGGGCGCGCTGGAAGGCGTCGATGACCCGGAAGTCAAGCGCAAGACCATCGGCCGGCTCTTCATCGAGACTTTCGAGGCGGAAGCCAAGAAGATCGCGCAGGACGGCCGCGGCGCGCCGCAATTCCTGGCGCAGGGCACGCTCTATCCGGATGTGATCGAAAGCGTCTCCTTCACCGGCGGCCCGTCGGTGACGATCAAATCCCATCACAATGTCGGCGGCTTGCCGGAGCGCATGAATATGGCGCTGGTCGAGCCGCTGCGCGAGCTCTTCAAAGACGAGGTGCGGGCGCTCGGCCGCGAGCTCGGCCTGCCGGAAGCTTTCGTGGGGCGTCATCCCTTCCCGGGTCCGGGCCTCGCGATCCGCTGCCCCGGCCTCATCACGCGGGAGAAGCTCGATATTCTGCGCAAGGCCGACGCCGTCTATCTCGACGAAATTCGCAAGGGGGGGTTGTACGACGAGATTTGGCAGGCCTTCGCCGCGCTGCTCCCTGTGCGCAGCGTCGGCGTGATGGGCGACGGCCGCACTTACGATTACGTGCTGGCGTTGCGCGCCGTGACGTCGAGCGACGGCATGACGGCGGATTTCTACCCCTTCGACATGGCGTTTTTGGGCCGTGCGGCGACGCGGATCATCAATGAGGTGACGGGGGTGAATAGGGTTGTCTACGACGTGACGTCGAAGCCGCCGGGGACGATCGAGTGGGAGTGA